ATATAGCTGCCGCCCGGAAAAATAACGATAGCCGTGCCGGTTGCCGTGCCTTTGGCCGGGAAATAGGGTGTGATCGTCGGGTCGGTCACCATGCTGATGCTATATCCATCCCGTTTCTCCTTGTAGGTTTCAGGCGCCGGTTTTGAATTGGGCACACCATTAGGATAAAGCGGAATAGGTTTCTGCTGGGCAAAAACAGCGGATGAAATTAGCATAGCTAACGGCAATACAGTACGACGAAATTTTAACATAACCAGATTAAATAGGTACGACGTTCAAATATAAACGATTACTTCGAGCCGCCAAATTCCATCAAATAAGCTTCAGAAATTCGTCCAGGTCGCCATCTAAAACCGCCTGTGCGTTGGATGTTTCATGATCGGTACGCAGGTCCTTCACTAATTTATACGGATGCAATACGTAGTTCCTGATCTGGGACCCCCATTCTATCTTTTTCTTATTCCCCTCGATAGCGTTGCTGGTCTCTTGTCTTTTACGCATCTCGATCTCGTACAATTGCGATTTCAGCAGGCGGATAGCGTTATCCTTATTTTGAAGCTGTGAGCGGGATTCCTGGTTTTTGATAATAATACCTGATGGTTTGTGATATAAACGCACAGCAGTTTCCACTTTGTTCACGTTCTGCCCGCCTGCACCACCCGACCGGAAGGTTTCGAACTCTATGTCAGCCGGGTTGATCTCTATCTCGATGGTATCATCCACCAGCGGATAAACATAAACCGAGGCAAATGAAGTATGGCGCTTGGCATTCGAATCAAACGGCGATATACGCACCAGGCGGTGTACGCCATTTTCACCCTTTAAATACCCGTAAGCAAAATCTCCTTCAATTTGCAGGGTGACTGTTTTAACCCCGGCTACATCGCCCTCCTGGAAATCCTGCTCTGTAACTTTATAGCCGTTCTTCTCACCCCACATAATATACATGCGCATCAGCATACCTGCCCAGTCGCAGCTTTCGGTCCCCCCGGCGCCTGCCGTTATCTGTAGGACAGCGTTAAATTGATCTTCTTCGGACGAGAGCATATTTTTGAATTCCAGTTCCTCTACGGCTTTTGTAGCAGCATCGAATTGCTCCTTCATTTCGGCCTCGGTAGCGTCGCCGCCCTGGTAAAATTCAAATACCACGCCGGTATCCTCAACAGCCGATTCGACCTGCTGGAAAGCGTCGGTCCAAACTTTTTTTGTTTTGATGGAAGCCAGTACCTTTTCGGCTTCTTTTGGATGGTCCCAGAAATGCGGACCTACGGTTATTTCCTGTTCTTTTTGAAGCGCATCGAGTTTAGTATCAATGTCAAAGATGCCTCCTCAGGGAAGTTATTCTTTCCCTTAAATCCTGTATCTGTTCTTTAGTCATGCGGCAAATATAAATTTTAATGTGCAGATTTTGTATTTGATGAGGAAGCGATTACAATCGATCATCAAGACCCGAGTGGATTATTTAGGAGCAAGTATCTCAATTGTCATGCTATCGACTCGAATTGCAATTTGACCTGTTTGTCGATCAAACTGAATTTGTGGGGAATTTGTGATGCTGTTACTGAAAATTGAAGATGCCTGAAGGCCCGAGTCAATATCTTGTATTTTGCTTTCAATTTCTCCCGTTTCAGTGTTTATAATTTTGGGAAACTTATACATATCCCATGCTCTGCTGTCATTTATAGGAAATAGATTTCCGAACTCCCCGTCAACTTTTACAGGCGCCGATAAGTCATTATGCAGAAAGCGCCAAATGGCAATATGTTTTTGTGGTAACGCTGGTGGCTTCTTGCGATCGAAGAGCTCTTCGTCAGAAGCTGCAATAAGTATTCTTTCATTATCAATGAAGCTTGCCGTATTAATCTCTGTCCCAAAGTCCGGGTACATAGAACTGCTATCTAATAATAAAGGGTCCTTCAAACATGCTCTATGTCAAATAATTCAACCCTATCTATCGGATGCCAAACCCAGCCACAAACCATTAAATATTTATTATTAGGGCTAATGGATAATCGTGAATGAAAGATGTCTGAAGGATTTCTACCCGGAATATTTGTAACAATTTCGCCTGTTTCGACATTTTCGAAATCAAGCTGACAGTAATCGATAGGGCAGTGGACTAAATAGGTTACATTATTAAAAACAAAAAACGCCGCGGGATACTCATAGCTTTCTGCACAATAATAGGTGCGGTTAATTTCCCGAAGTAGCTCACCATTTTTAATAAGAGTCCTTTTGTTCCAAGGCGCTTAAAAACAAAAGCGTATTGCCCATCTGGAGAAGTTATTGATCCATCAAAATTAAATGCGTAGTGATATTGTGCGAGTTGTTTCTTCTCTCCATCTAATGAATACTGTTGCCCCGCAGAAACCCAGTCAACAATTTTTCCATTTAACCAATCGATGGTTTTAAGATAGTTGGTCTTAATTGTATAGCGCTTCATAAGTAGAATGACAAGGCGTGCCGCTAACAAATATATAAGTTATTAATTAGGTCCCCATAAAAACGTCAAAGGGGTTGTAAAATTAATTTACAGCCCCTCCGAACTTGTTTTATAGATAGTGTATCTTACTTCAATGTTTATCAGATCATCAGCCCGTCGACCAGCCGGGTCAGGTCGACACGGTTACCATTGATCTTGGACAGGAACGAACTCAATGCAAACTCCTTGTTCTGCTCGCTTTTCGATTGCTTGATCAGTTCGAGCATTACAGGCGGCATCAGTGAATTCGCAGTATTTAAGGCAGACGCAGGGCTCATGCCATAAAACTTGTTCAGTTTGTTAGCAAATTTATTAACCACACTGGTAACCAGCGGGTTCTTGTAGATATCAGGATACTGAAAATATTTTACAAGGTCCTTTAGCTTACCCGATTCCATCTGGCCCTTAAGAACCTCGATGATCGAACTCGAAGCCTCATTGATGATCGCCTCGCGATATTTCTCGGGTATTTCCGGATTGTCGATAACAGCCTTCCCGGCGTTATTCTTTACCAATAAAAACAGTTTCTCAAACATAAAACTTATCCCTCTTTAGTGTATTGACAAAATAATGACAAATCCATCATTTGTTTGTCATTGGGTCAAAGATATTAATTAAATATTTCTATTTTCAAACAATTTGTCAAAATAATTTAATAATTCCTCAAATTTATTCGTGTAAAACAAACACTAAGCTTAGTGTGTTGAACAGACACAATAAATGGTGTGTTTTATACACCGGAAAGAACTGTTATTGTCACACTTATAACACTCTTTCTACAATTATGTCAATACCTGAATATTTAAATTCTATTTTTGTAAAAAAACATCAACTATGTTGCCAAATATTGATTTTACCTCGACACAGGCCTATAAATACTTAGCCGACCATTTCATCGATATCATATCAAAAAACCTGAAGGACCTCTTCAAAGCTGACAGTGAACGTTTTAACAAATTTTCGATCCAATTCAACGATATTTTGGTCGATTATTCTAAAAACCGCATCGACGACGAGACTGTCGCTTTATTGATACAGCTGGCAAAAGAGTGTAAAGTAAAAGAGGCAGCAGAGGCGATGTTCTCGGGCGAAAAGATCAATGCGACCGAGGGGCGGCCCGTATTGCATATAGCATTGCGCAACCGCAGCAATAAGCCCATTTACGTGGATGGCAAAGATGTGATGGAAGATGTTAACCGGGTATTGCAGCAAATGAAAACTTTTAGTGGGGCGATCATATCGGGCGAGTGGAAAGGTTTTACCGGCAAAGCAATAACCGATGTGGTAAATATTGGCATCGGCGGATCAGACCTCGGCCCGGTGATGGTAACGGAGGCGCTGAGGCCGTACAAGAATCATTTGAACATGCACTTTGTTTCCAACGTAGATGGCACCCACATTGCCGAAGCGCTAAAAACGCTTAACCCGGAAACTACTTTGTTCCTGATAGCATCGAAAACATTCACCACGCAGGAGACCATGGCTAACGCCCATAGCGCACGCGATTGGTTCATTGCCGGCGGAGGCAAGGATGGCGATGTTGCAAAACATTTTGCCGCCCTGTCTACCAACGCCAAGGCGGTTGAAGCGTTTGGCATCGATACGAAGAACATGTTCGAATTTTGGGATTGGGTTGGCGGACGGTATTCGCTGTGGAGCGCCATCGGCCTATCGATCGTATTGAGCATAGGTTATGAAAATTTTGTCGAGCTATTAACAGGCGCCCACCAGGTTGATCAGCATTTCCTGAATACTGAATTTGAAGAGAATATCCCGGTGATATTGGGACTGATAGGAATATGGTATAACAACTTCTTTGAATCAGAAACCAATGCGATCCTTCCTTACGACCAGTACATGCACCGCTTTGCGGCTTATTTTCAGCAGGGCGACATGGAAAGCAACGGCAAGCATGTCGACCGTAACGGAAACAGTGTCGACTATTCAACCGGCCCCATTATTTGGGGCGAACCGGGCACTAACGGTCAGCATGCTTTTTACCAGTTGATACACCAGGGCACCAAGCTGATCCCCTGCGATTTCATAGCCCCGGCGCAAACACATAACCCACTTGGCGAGCATCACCAGATGCTGCTGTCAAACTTCTTCGCTCAAACGGAAGCTTTGATGAACGGCAAAACCCGCGAGGAAGTGGTAGCCGAATTGAAGGCCTCAGGCAAATCGGACGCTGAGATAGAAAAACTTGCCCCATTCAAAGAGTTTGACGGCAACCGCCCAACCAACTCCTTCCTGGTTAAAAAGATCACGCCGCGCACTTTAGGTTCACTGATAGCCATGTACGAGCACAAGATATTTGTGCAGGGCATTATCTGGAACATTTACAGTTTCGACCAATGGGGTGTTGAACTCGGCAAGCAATTAGCCGGTAAAATTTTACCTGAATTAAGGACTGGCGACGAGATTAGCAGCCATGATTCGTCAACCAATGGGCTGATCAATCAATATAAAAACTGGAGGTAAGCCCCCAATCCCTAAAGGGGAGCATAATATCAAAAAAATTGGCGCTGGATATTCCAGCGTTTTTTATTTCCTCTTCAGGGGATTAAGGGGTACAAACTTAACCTGGTACAAATAAGGCCATTTTTTACCGGTAACGAACAGGCGCTGACCTTTTTCGTCCCAGGCTATGCCATTAAGTACATTCTGGCCATTGTCATAACCTGCAGGACGGTCCTTTAGCGGCCACAGGTCTTTCATGTCCACGCGTTGTTCAACGGCGCCGGTTTTGGGGTTGATAACTAATATGGTATCCAGGGTGTATACATTGGAGTATAATTTGCCATGAATGTATTCCAATTCGTTCACTTCATCTACAGGCCCCTTGTCATCGTATACATCAATGGAACCTATTGCGCGGTAATCAGTGGGGTCTAAAAACCATATGCGGTTGGTGCTGTCGTCGAGGTACATTTTTTTGCCATCGTAAGTTACACCCCAGCCCTCAACGCCAACATTATTATTGAAGGTTTTGAGCAGTTTAAATGTTTTCCTGTCGAACACGAAGCCGACCTTCGACCGATAGGTAAACATCACGATCTTATCCCCGATAATGGCGCTGCCTTCTCCAAAATATTGCGGATCGAGCTTAGCGCGCTGAACAACCTTACCGGTATTAAGATCGACCTTGCGCAGGTCGGAGTGCCCTTCGGTTCCAGTGGTCTCGTACAGGTAGCCGTCCTGGTACAGCAGCCCTTCGGTATAGGCGCTGGTATCGTGCGGGAACTTCCTTATCACCTGGTACGTCATTTCTTCAGGAGCCTTAGCCGCTAATAACACGATATTGGTAGTTGCATCCTGGCTTTTACCCCCCTGAAAAACTTTCGCCGTTATAACCCGCGGACCTAATGAAAAGGTATCTGTTTTCAGAACTATAGCAGCCGAATCCTTTTTTGAAGCGATACGCGTTGAATCCACCAGGTAAACAATAGAGTCTGGCTTTATATCTGCCGGAACACTCACTTTTACGGTCACATCGTCCCCGGATTTATAACTGGTGCCTGCTTCGGGGCTGATGGTTACGTCAGCAGCCTGTTTGGTTTTATTGCAACTTGTACAGCCATAAGCAAGAGCGGCCGTAGCTAAAAAAAGAATGAATCTATTTCTCATATTTTTAAATGGAAGGTGGCCAGAAGGCATCTTCAATGTGTTTTAATGAATGACGGGCGTCGCGGCCGAACAGGATGGCTACAATATCGAAGCGCACTTCGCCCTGGTGATCCATCAGGTAAATATATTCGTCCGCTGCCTGGGCCAATAATTTTTGTTTGCGCAAGTCTACAAAATCTTCCGGCTCGCCAAAACCGTTTCCGGTCCGTGCCTTTACCTCTACAAAAATGATCTTACCGTCTTTATAGGCCACCAGATCTATTTCGCATTTGCCATGCGTCCAATTCTCGTCTAATATTTCGTAACCAAGCCCCTCTAAAAATGTTTTTGCCAGGCCCTCACCCTTGCGGCCAAGTTCCAGGTGCTGTGCCATTACTTCAAAATTACGGAGCCCAAATAATCCGAAATACTCTTCTCCACCTTTTTCATGTGCATGTACTGCGTCAGTAGTATTTCAGTGTCGGCCTCATTTTCAACTTTCTGTAGTTCGCCCCGCAAGCCATCCAGTATTTTACCCACCTTCTGTTTTTTAAGGTGAAATATCGCTCCCAAAATAGTGGCCTTCATATTCATCTGTTCATCGGGCACCAGTATCTTGTGCATCTCGTACCAGTTCTCGCTCAGCGTGTACCGGGTTGCCAGCAGCGTGACCGACAGATCCACTATATCCTTATCGGGAAAATGGATAAAAAATTGCTCATCCGGTAAAATTCCATTCTCCACCTCTTTGCCGTAAAGCTCTACGAACTTTTTGCTCGGCGGGTGGTCGAACTCCACGTCGCCCAGTTCGGCTATCATGAAGGGCCCTATATAGGTATTGGCAATGCCGTCCCAGTCGATCATTTTGCTACCGTACAATAACAAAAGCCGTACAATTTCGCGCTCCTGGTTCGATTCATCTTTCTTAACAGGCGGTTCAGCCTGCAATTCTTCGGGTGGAAGATAATCCGACGGCTCAATTTGCCTGTTTGCCTGTTGCTGCGAATCCTTTTTGGCCTTGTTCAGCCGCATTTTATTCAGCTCCGACAGCAGCGCCCGTTCGTCAATTTCCAGTATATGGCTGCACTCCTTAATAAATACCGAGGCTTTAATGGAATCCGGAATTTTGGCAATGCTTTCAACGATCTCGCGGATAACATCTGCCCGCCTTATCGGGTCGTTACCGGCCTCTTTAAGCAGTATATCGGTTTTATATAGAATGAAGTCTTTCCTGTTCTTATCAATGTGTGCCTTGAAAGCGCTGGTACCTACCAGCCGCACGTACGAATCAGGGTCGTGCCCATCGGGAAACAGCACCACCTTTACATTCAGGCCCTCCTCCAGTATCATATCCAGCCCCCGTAACGAAGCTTTGATACCGGCGGCATCACCGTCATAAAGAATTGTGACGTTCTTAGTGAAGCGGCCAATGAGCCTGATCTGCTCCACCGTTAGCGATGTACCCGACGAAGCTACCACGTTCTCTATCCCAGCCTGGTGAACGGAAAGCACGTCGGCATATCCCTCAACCAAATAGCAGTTATCCTCGTCCCTTATCGCTTTCTTGGCAAAGTACAGGCCGTAAAGAATATTAGATTTATGGTAGATCTCCGACTCGGGCGAGTTGATATATTTCGGAACATTCTTGTCTGTTTTGAGCGTCCTTCCGCCGAAGGCGATAACCCTGCCGGTAAAGCTATGTATCGGGAACATCACCCGACCCCTGTAACGGTCATACAAGGTGCCATTATCCCGTTTCACGGACAAGCCCGTTTCTTCGAGGAACTGCTGCTGGTAACCTTCTTTTAGTGCCTTGGCTGTAAAGGCCTCCCATTGGTCGGGCGAGTAACCCAGCTCGAATTTTTTGATAGTTTCGCTGGTGAAACCTCGCTCTTTAAAATAGCTTAGGCCGATGTTCTGCCCCTCTTCTGTTTCAAGCAAGCTTTCGTGAAAGAATTTTGCAGCGTAGCCACTAACTATCATCAGGCTTTCGCGGTGATTCTCCTCTTCTTTATTTTCTGATGACTCGATGGTTTCTTCAACCTCGATACCGTATTTTTTGGCGAGCCACTTTAGCGCCTCGGGATAGGTGAATTTCTCCAGTTCCATCAAAAAAGTAACGGCCGAACCGCCTTTGCCCGATGAAAAATCCTTAAAAATACCCTTAGCGGGCGATACCGTGAATGACGGTGTGCGTTCGTTACTGAAAGGTGACAGGCCCACATAATTGGCGCCGCGTTTTTTCAGCTGCACAAACTCGCCCACCACCTCGACAATGTCGATGGCCTCCATAATTCGGTCGATGGTGGGTTTTGTGATCATACAAACGGGTTAACCACAAAAATAGCTTTTTACCCTATCAACCGGGTGCTGTGTTATTAAGAAATTACCAACAGCCTGTATCATTAAATATTATTTCAGCGTATCTCTTTTTGAAAACGATAATATAAAGTAAAGAGATGAAAAGATCAGTTTTTATAGCGGCGATATTATTCACCGTGTCTATTGTATCCTGCAAAAAAGAAAAACAAATTACCGCTGACCAGCTATTCATAGGGGCCTACCGGAATAATGCCAGTTGGTTAGGAGTTCCTGTTACGAGCAAAACCTCGGGCGATTCGCTCCAGGTGAAAGGCATCAACTCAACCGACAATTCAACTGTGATAATTAAGATGCCATTTCATGGCAAGGGGAAATATACCATTGGCGCCGATGACGCTTTTTATACTATTACCGAAGGCGTGAGCGGGCCGGGCGTCCTTTATATTCTCGACGGTACAAAAACCAATACCGTCACCGTTACGCAATACGACCTGGCATCAAATATTACGAAGGGCTTATTCGAATTACACTTTGTAAAAGCACCTGGTAGCAGCGACCCTGGAAATAGTGTAGACATGACCAGCGGTCAGTTTTGGCTGCAGGTACCCTTTTAAACCTTTATTACCTGCGTTTTCTTTTTCAGGAAGGTTACAGCAATGCCGGCAAGCACAATAATGCTTCCGGCAATTTCTTTTAGTTCCAGTGTTTCGTGAAGAAAGAATGCCGCCCATATACCCGCGATGACCGTTTGGCTTAACAGGGCGATCGAAACCCGGGTGGCTTCCATGTGATTGATCGCGTAGTTGATGGTTATCCAGCCTGCCAGCTGGCAAACTATACCCATCCCAAGCAGGTTGAGCCAGGTTGCAGTTGGAAAGTGCAGCAATTCGGTGTGCTGGTAACCGCAAATGATGAGCAGGAAGGCACTTGCGCCGAGCATGTTGTAAAACATGAAAGTGACCGTCGTGATCTTTTGGAGAATACCTTTGGTGATCATGATATAAACGGCGTAGAACA
Above is a window of Mucilaginibacter ginsenosidivorans DNA encoding:
- the pgi gene encoding glucose-6-phosphate isomerase; its protein translation is MLPNIDFTSTQAYKYLADHFIDIISKNLKDLFKADSERFNKFSIQFNDILVDYSKNRIDDETVALLIQLAKECKVKEAAEAMFSGEKINATEGRPVLHIALRNRSNKPIYVDGKDVMEDVNRVLQQMKTFSGAIISGEWKGFTGKAITDVVNIGIGGSDLGPVMVTEALRPYKNHLNMHFVSNVDGTHIAEALKTLNPETTLFLIASKTFTTQETMANAHSARDWFIAGGGKDGDVAKHFAALSTNAKAVEAFGIDTKNMFEFWDWVGGRYSLWSAIGLSIVLSIGYENFVELLTGAHQVDQHFLNTEFEENIPVILGLIGIWYNNFFESETNAILPYDQYMHRFAAYFQQGDMESNGKHVDRNGNSVDYSTGPIIWGEPGTNGQHAFYQLIHQGTKLIPCDFIAPAQTHNPLGEHHQMLLSNFFAQTEALMNGKTREEVVAELKASGKSDAEIEKLAPFKEFDGNRPTNSFLVKKITPRTLGSLIAMYEHKIFVQGIIWNIYSFDQWGVELGKQLAGKILPELRTGDEISSHDSSTNGLINQYKNWR
- a CDS encoding glutaminyl-peptide cyclotransferase, with translation MRNRFILFLATAALAYGCTSCNKTKQAADVTISPEAGTSYKSGDDVTVKVSVPADIKPDSIVYLVDSTRIASKKDSAAIVLKTDTFSLGPRVITAKVFQGGKSQDATTNIVLLAAKAPEEMTYQVIRKFPHDTSAYTEGLLYQDGYLYETTGTEGHSDLRKVDLNTGKVVQRAKLDPQYFGEGSAIIGDKIVMFTYRSKVGFVFDRKTFKLLKTFNNNVGVEGWGVTYDGKKMYLDDSTNRIWFLDPTDYRAIGSIDVYDDKGPVDEVNELEYIHGKLYSNVYTLDTILVINPKTGAVEQRVDMKDLWPLKDRPAGYDNGQNVLNGIAWDEKGQRLFVTGKKWPYLYQVKFVPLNPLKRK
- a CDS encoding YraN family protein, which codes for MAQHLELGRKGEGLAKTFLEGLGYEILDENWTHGKCEIDLVAYKDGKIIFVEVKARTGNGFGEPEDFVDLRKQKLLAQAADEYIYLMDHQGEVRFDIVAILFGRDARHSLKHIEDAFWPPSI
- the dnaG gene encoding DNA primase; the encoded protein is MITKPTIDRIMEAIDIVEVVGEFVQLKKRGANYVGLSPFSNERTPSFTVSPAKGIFKDFSSGKGGSAVTFLMELEKFTYPEALKWLAKKYGIEVEETIESSENKEEENHRESLMIVSGYAAKFFHESLLETEEGQNIGLSYFKERGFTSETIKKFELGYSPDQWEAFTAKALKEGYQQQFLEETGLSVKRDNGTLYDRYRGRVMFPIHSFTGRVIAFGGRTLKTDKNVPKYINSPESEIYHKSNILYGLYFAKKAIRDEDNCYLVEGYADVLSVHQAGIENVVASSGTSLTVEQIRLIGRFTKNVTILYDGDAAGIKASLRGLDMILEEGLNVKVVLFPDGHDPDSYVRLVGTSAFKAHIDKNRKDFILYKTDILLKEAGNDPIRRADVIREIVESIAKIPDSIKASVFIKECSHILEIDERALLSELNKMRLNKAKKDSQQQANRQIEPSDYLPPEELQAEPPVKKDESNQEREIVRLLLLYGSKMIDWDGIANTYIGPFMIAELGDVEFDHPPSKKFVELYGKEVENGILPDEQFFIHFPDKDIVDLSVTLLATRYTLSENWYEMHKILVPDEQMNMKATILGAIFHLKKQKVGKILDGLRGELQKVENEADTEILLTQYMHMKKVEKSISDYLGSVILK